A single window of Kitasatospora sp. HUAS MG31 DNA harbors:
- a CDS encoding NUDIX hydrolase: MSPSVGTGRDLLAAAGVLFPDREGRILVVWVSYQAKHPVEIPGGGWEPPDGSPRETALREIAEELGFTPRLAGLACLDWTPDRFRPPVAAFLYWAEPLTEEQLAGIHLEADELRGYRFVTPREAGSALPPKLSRRVTACLRAPRGAAPLELEDGFAVGHTTEVLAPAPPPPYTGAAALDLPPAERPAPPPPMDRDTYIATRPRIRAKARVLVTDADGRVLLVRLRPAPGEIGPYWALPGGSIEADRELPRAAARREVREELGWEREPGRLLGLDWQPPGEGDRPVLVYVFDGGRAGPAEFAAIRLQEEELLEWALFEPEAAREVLSASSWQRLSACLAVRDAGGPSGPVELVRGRPV; this comes from the coding sequence CGGGGCGGGATCTGCTGGCGGCGGCGGGGGTGCTGTTCCCGGACCGGGAGGGGCGGATCCTGGTGGTCTGGGTGTCGTACCAGGCCAAGCACCCGGTGGAGATCCCGGGCGGCGGCTGGGAGCCGCCGGACGGCTCGCCCCGCGAGACCGCGCTGCGCGAGATCGCCGAGGAGCTCGGCTTCACCCCGCGGCTGGCCGGGCTGGCCTGCCTGGACTGGACCCCGGACCGGTTCCGTCCCCCGGTCGCCGCCTTCCTCTACTGGGCCGAGCCCCTGACGGAGGAGCAGCTGGCCGGCATCCACCTGGAGGCGGACGAGCTGCGCGGCTACCGTTTCGTGACGCCGCGGGAGGCGGGCTCCGCACTGCCGCCGAAGCTGTCCCGCCGGGTCACCGCCTGCCTGCGGGCGCCGCGCGGGGCGGCGCCGCTGGAGCTGGAGGACGGGTTCGCGGTGGGCCACACCACCGAGGTGCTCGCGCCCGCTCCCCCACCGCCGTACACCGGTGCCGCCGCGCTGGACCTCCCGCCCGCCGAGCGTCCGGCACCCCCGCCGCCGATGGACCGGGACACCTATATCGCCACCCGGCCGCGGATCCGGGCGAAGGCCCGGGTGCTGGTCACCGACGCGGACGGGCGGGTGCTGCTGGTACGGCTGCGCCCGGCTCCGGGTGAGATCGGCCCGTACTGGGCGCTGCCCGGTGGGAGCATCGAGGCGGACCGGGAGCTGCCCCGGGCGGCCGCCCGCCGCGAGGTCCGCGAGGAGCTGGGCTGGGAGCGGGAGCCCGGCCGGCTGCTCGGCCTGGACTGGCAGCCTCCCGGCGAGGGCGACCGGCCCGTCCTGGTGTACGTGTTCGACGGCGGCCGGGCCGGGCCGGCGGAGTTCGCGGCGATCCGGCTGCAGGAGGAGGAGCTGCTGGAGTGGGCGCTGTTCGAGCCGGAGGCGGCCCGCGAGGTGCTCTCCGCGTCCTCGTGGCAGCGGCTCAGCGCCTGCCTGGCGGTACGGGACGCGGGTGGCCCGTCGGGACCGGTCGAGCTGGTCCGGGGACGCCCGGTCTGA
- a CDS encoding DUF6188 family protein, whose translation MANPIDAALRGRRVERVRGGRTLVLELTGRIAVVVANDLRVSSSRAVEHYYPGLSPAPTGGLARLVGVRVAATVVTPAGGLELHFDTGQVLSVPPDTAAADGTEPWRVTGPDGPMFTALPGGYLTA comes from the coding sequence ATGGCGAACCCCATCGACGCCGCACTGCGCGGCCGCCGGGTGGAGCGGGTGCGCGGCGGCCGGACGCTCGTCCTCGAACTCACCGGCCGGATCGCGGTGGTGGTCGCCAACGACCTGCGGGTCAGCTCCTCCCGCGCGGTCGAGCACTACTACCCCGGGCTGTCCCCTGCGCCCACCGGCGGCCTCGCCCGGCTGGTCGGCGTCCGGGTGGCCGCGACCGTGGTGACCCCGGCCGGCGGGCTGGAGCTGCACTTCGACACCGGCCAGGTGCTCTCCGTCCCGCCGGACACCGCCGCCGCGGACGGCACCGAGCCCTGGCGGGTGACCGGCCCGGACGGCCCGATGTTCACCGCCCTCCCCGGTGGCTACCTCACGGCCTGA